A section of the Chlorocebus sabaeus isolate Y175 chromosome 17, mChlSab1.0.hap1, whole genome shotgun sequence genome encodes:
- the DEFB110 gene encoding beta-defensin 110: MKIQLFFFILLFWVTVSQAKKKYPEYGSLDLRRECRMGNGRCKNQCHENEIRIAYCIRPGTHCCLQQ, translated from the exons ATGAAgattcaactttttttctttattctgctcTTTTGGGTCACAGTTTCACAAg CcaaaaagaaatatcctgagtATGGTAGCTTGGACTTGAGGAGAGAGTGCAGAATGGGTAATGGTCGATGTAAAAATCAGTGTCATGAAAATGAAATTAGGATTGCTTACTGCATAAGACCTGGAACTCATTGCTGCTTGCAGCAGTAA